One region of Streptomyces davaonensis JCM 4913 genomic DNA includes:
- a CDS encoding ABC transporter ATP-binding protein has protein sequence MRTDPVVQVQALVKRYGTKTAVDGLDLVARAGVTAVLGPNGAGKTTTVETCEGYRKPDSGTVRVLGLDPVRQSRELRPRVGVMLQSGGVYSGARADEMLRHVAKLHAHPLDVDALIERLGLGSCGRTSYRRLSGGQQQRLALAMAVVGRPELVFLDEPTAGLDPQARRATWDLVRDLRTDGVSVILTTHYMDEAEQLADDVAIIDAGRVIAQGSPEELCRGGAENTLRFIGRPGLDVSSLLKALPADCTAAELTPGSYRVGGKVDPQLLATVTSWCAQHGVMPEKISVERHTLEDVFLELTGKELRS, from the coding sequence ATGCGAACTGACCCCGTGGTCCAGGTCCAGGCCCTGGTGAAGCGGTACGGCACGAAGACCGCGGTGGACGGCCTCGACCTGGTGGCCCGGGCCGGGGTGACCGCCGTACTCGGACCCAACGGCGCCGGCAAGACGACCACGGTCGAGACCTGCGAGGGGTACCGGAAACCGGACTCCGGCACAGTGCGCGTCCTGGGCCTCGACCCGGTGAGACAGTCCCGCGAACTGCGTCCCCGGGTCGGCGTCATGCTCCAGTCCGGCGGTGTGTACTCGGGCGCCCGCGCCGACGAGATGCTGCGCCATGTGGCCAAGCTGCACGCCCACCCCCTCGACGTGGACGCCCTGATCGAGCGCCTCGGCCTCGGCAGTTGCGGCCGTACCTCCTACCGTCGGCTGTCCGGCGGCCAGCAGCAGCGCCTCGCGCTCGCGATGGCCGTCGTGGGCCGCCCCGAGCTGGTGTTCCTGGACGAGCCGACCGCGGGCCTCGACCCGCAGGCCCGCCGCGCGACCTGGGACCTGGTCCGCGATCTGCGCACCGACGGGGTCTCGGTGATCCTCACCACCCACTACATGGACGAGGCCGAGCAGCTCGCCGACGACGTGGCGATCATCGACGCGGGCCGGGTCATCGCCCAGGGCTCCCCCGAGGAGCTGTGCCGCGGCGGCGCCGAGAACACCCTCCGCTTCATCGGCCGCCCCGGCCTCGACGTCAGCTCCCTGCTCAAGGCGCTGCCCGCCGACTGCACGGCCGCGGAGCTGACCCCGGGTTCGTACCGGGTGGGCGGCAAGGTCGACCCGCAGCTGCTCGCGACGGTCACGTCCTGGTGCGCGCAGCACGGGGTGATGCCGGAGAAGATCTCGGTGGAGCGGCACACCTTGGAAGACGTCTTTCTTGAGCTGACCGGCAAGGAGCTGCGCTCGTGA